Genomic window (Streptomyces sp. SLBN-31):
GGTCGACGTCGTCTTCCCCGTCCTGCACGGCCCCTACGGCGAGGACGGCACCCTTCAGGGCCTGCTGGAGCTCTCCGGTGTGCCGTACGTGGGCGCGGGTGTGCTCGCCTCGGCCGTCGGCCAGGACAAGGAGTACATGAAGCGGGTGTTCACCTCCTTCGGGCTCAAGGTGGGCCCGTACGTGGTGATCCGGCCGCGCGAGTGGGAGCGGGACGAGGCCGCGGCCCGCAAGAAGGTCGTCGACTTCGCCGGGGAGCACGGCTGGCCGCTGTTCGTGAAGCCCGCCCGCGCCGGCTCGTCGATCGGCATCACCAAGGTCGACGACATCGCCGGGCTCGGCGACGCGATCGCCGAGGCCCAGCGGCACGACCCGAAGATCCTCGTCGAGGCCGCCCTGCGGGGCCGTGAGATCGAGTGCGGGGTGCTGGAGTTCGAGGACGGCCCGCGGGCCAGCGTCCCGGCCGAGATCCCGCCGCCGCAGGAGCACGCGTACTACGACTTCGAGGCTAAGTACATCGACTCCACCCCCGGGATCGTGCCCGCGCCCCTGACCCCCGAGGAGACGGCCGAGGTCCAGCGCCTCGCGGTGGAGGCCTTCGAGGCGGCCTCGTGCGAGGGACTGGTCCGCGCGGACTTCTTCCTGACCGACGAGGGCTTCGTGATCAACGAGATCAACACGATGCCCGGCTTCACGCCCATCTCGATGTACCCGCAGATGTGGCAGGCGACCGGAGTCGGCTACCCGGAACTCGTCGACCGCCTCATCCAGGCGGCCCTCCGCAGGCCGACGGGCCTGCGCTGACCATCGCGGTGCACTAGTCGGCGATCCCCTCGGGGATCGCCTTCTTCACGGCCGGCGCCAGGTCGACGAGCGGGGACATGCCGTCCGCGGTGCGGGCCTTGGGGATCGTGACCTCGACGTACGCCCTGCGCAGTGTCGTCGTGAAGCGGAACGAGCCGTCGCCCCGCTTCTCCAGCAGCCACCCCACACCGTTCACCTCGACCCCGTCGGCCTCCGGATCACCCATCTTCGCGGGCCGGTCGACGCCGCAGCGCAGTATGATCGCCGGGTTCCCCCAGCCCGCGGTCAGCGCGGACGCGGGCGTGGGATCCCGGCGATCCTGTCCGTCGACCTCGGACGGCAGGGCCTTGTCCAGCTTCATGCACAACCCGGTGACCTTCGCGCCCGGCGAGGGAACCGTCGCCGACGCCCCGTCGTCTGCTGATGAGCAGCCCACGGCAGTGAGCAGGGCGAGTGCGGGCAGCCCGGCAAGGGTGCGGCGCCGGTGACGAAAGAAGTTCACCGGCCAAGGGTAGACGGGGGCTACAGATGGACGACCGGGCAGGTCAGGGTGCGGGTGATGCCGTCCACCTGCTGGACCTTCGCGACCACCATGCGGCCGAGGTCGTCCACGGTGTCGGCCTGCGCCCGCACGATCACGTCATAGGGTCCTGTCACGTCCTCGGCCTGGATCACCCCAGGGATCTTGCTGATCGTCTCGGCGACGGTCGACGCCTTGCCGACCTCCGTCTGGATCAGGATGTACGCCTGTACCACGGAACCTCCAGGGCGGCCACGAGGATCATGTGGGGAAAAGGAACGCCACGGTATCGCGTCGCCGCTCGCCACGGGGAGACCCGCGGCGACGGTGGTCCCCGCGCCGGGGTGCGGGCAGGACACAGGTTGACGGACAACTCGACCGTATCGAGGACACTGATGACGCGCGACCGGGAACGGCAAGGGACAGAAGGGGAGCAGAGGCAATGAAGGGCACTGTTGGTGAGCTCGG
Coding sequences:
- a CDS encoding D-alanine--D-alanine ligase family protein, with translation MSTENLPQSPEQPPRKPRVAVVFGGRSSEHGISVVTAGAVLKAIDRTKYDVLPIGITREGRWALTADEPERMAITDRRTPEVEDVAESGEGGVVLPLDPGNREVVVSEPGSVPKALGEVDVVFPVLHGPYGEDGTLQGLLELSGVPYVGAGVLASAVGQDKEYMKRVFTSFGLKVGPYVVIRPREWERDEAAARKKVVDFAGEHGWPLFVKPARAGSSIGITKVDDIAGLGDAIAEAQRHDPKILVEAALRGREIECGVLEFEDGPRASVPAEIPPPQEHAYYDFEAKYIDSTPGIVPAPLTPEETAEVQRLAVEAFEAASCEGLVRADFFLTDEGFVINEINTMPGFTPISMYPQMWQATGVGYPELVDRLIQAALRRPTGLR
- a CDS encoding DUF3515 domain-containing protein → MNFFRHRRRTLAGLPALALLTAVGCSSADDGASATVPSPGAKVTGLCMKLDKALPSEVDGQDRRDPTPASALTAGWGNPAIILRCGVDRPAKMGDPEADGVEVNGVGWLLEKRGDGSFRFTTTLRRAYVEVTIPKARTADGMSPLVDLAPAVKKAIPEGIAD
- a CDS encoding Lrp/AsnC family transcriptional regulator; this translates as MVQAYILIQTEVGKASTVAETISKIPGVIQAEDVTGPYDVIVRAQADTVDDLGRMVVAKVQQVDGITRTLTCPVVHL